A segment of the Labrus bergylta chromosome 11, fLabBer1.1, whole genome shotgun sequence genome:
ttatccaaagcgacatacatcagagagtaagtacaacccaagcaaggatctagaaaaaagggaacaatgtcagtaagagcaaacaatcagctttgagtccgattggacacacaggtgctgacaggcattgcacagaggcaaagcacaacattgacggcagttcttgagagctctaatcagtatagaaaccatcttataagtcatcgttatcaaacaaaaacaatcgtgacaaccatcatcatcatcaataatatggagaccatcatcattaagttagtaggtattcatgaaagagctgggtctttagcgttttcttaaaggtgcagagggactctgcagatcgaatggagtttggaagttcattccatcACCGGGGggggacagaggagaagagtctagtcagcgtcttaggaccctgttgtgaaggttggatcagacgcctttcattggcagagcgtagtgggcgggagggagagTAGACCTGGATGaaagagttaaagtaaggaggagccgtttttgttgctgttttgtaagcgagcagcagagttttaaatttgatgcgagcagtaactgggagccagtgtaaggagatgaacagtggagtgacatgtgctctttcaggaaggttgaagaccagtcgtgctgttgcattttgtatcatttgcagaggtttgatagtgcatgtaggaagacctgcaagtagagagttgcaataattgatgcgtgatatcacaagagcctgtaccaggagctgtgtagcgtgttctgacaggtaaggtctgatcttcctgatgttgtacagggcaaatcgacatgaatCTACAACATTCAACAGCTGTTCACTTAGACTTTAGCCTATAGGTTAGGTTTTGAACATGATGTTATCTGTTCTGACAATCCATTGTTTTGGTCTTGGTTGAACTTGTGTGTAAAAGAAGTTAAAgcattttaaatttgtgttaaatgtttgtattttgtgtcaAAGCaacaagaaatgtgtttattgcaaagcCTTCAGGGACGGATGTTGTGCTAACTGTGTAAAGAGTTTAGGAAAATTGTTCAAAGTATTGAATGAAGTGTCATAGCAATCGTAAAAAAACTGTCAGAGTcatactgccatctgctggttcCTCTTTGAACTACATCAGACTTGTAGAAAATCTGAGTGGTTGGATTTTGAACTTCAcacgacatttttttttcatctcagaaatatttaaaaacttcCACGCTTCAACGCCTCCATCTCATCACGTCTCGACTTCTTTTCTGCCTCGAGCAGAAGTCTACAGATCGACTCAGGTCAGAACTCAGCTGCAGAACAGGAAAGCatgaccacatcactcctgttttaGCGTCTCTGCGGCTCCCCGTGTGTTTCAGGATTGATCTGAAGACTGATTCCAGCTTCATAACTTTATTTCATATCTGACCTTTACATGAGCCAACTGGAACATCCAGATCCTCCACAGAGGAGGTCAAACTGGACCGGCCTGTCCAAGGAGGTCAGTCCCCTCTTTTTAAATGCTCCTGAACAGAATCTGTTACAGACAAGTTTTTTCTTGAGTTCATTTTAATCTGACTTCTTCAAACTCCTTTAAGACTTCTGATtcacactgtctgtgtgtgtctgtttcctgACCTCAAACATACAGCTGTTGTTCAGGATCGTATGCTTCTCTGAAGTTGGTGTTCTTCTTATTGTGCGGTTTCAGTTGGGAGAGAGCAGCGTATCAAACTGGATCACTGACATCCTGAAACACATCTGGAAGTGAGCGGGATAATTCTGCAGCTCCTTTATCGACACGTGAAACTTTCCTCGCTCTTGTCTTGTTGTCATGTGAACGGAGcccgttgtttttttttcaaggagtgAAAGAACTGGATCATCATATTCAACACttgatctctgtgcgtaatgagaACGAGTATAAACACAAAAGAAGGATACCGATTGCTGGGTAATTTAAGATTGCTAGGAAAGAGGCAATAAATGGAATATTCAAGATTATCAAAAGTGTGTCCCAAACCGACTCCCTTAATAAATCTGAATATCAGGAGGAAATATCCAACAGTCTGGGATATGAGGGAGGAAATATCCAACAGTCTGGGATATGTGGGAGGAAATATCAAAGCCTTGCGTACGAGGCATTGTGTCTCATACTGCAAATTTTCGGAAGTAGTAGAAAAATAAACGCAGCGACTCAGTGTGCAAGCTGTCTGTGCGTAACGTTTCTTTGGAAACGCATCCGGAAAAACCGGACTCAATGTGAAAAGGCCTTTAGGGTCCTCCTCTGAGTTAGGCTTCTCCTCTCAGTTGGGGTCCTACTCTGATTAGGGTCCTCCTCTGAGTTGGGGTCCTCCTCTGATTAGGGTACTCCTCTCCGTTAGGGTCCTCCTCTGATTAGGGTACTTTcattggatcagacgcctttcattggcagagcgtagtgggcgggagggagagTAGACCTGGATGaaagagttaaagtaaggaggagccgtttttgttgctgttttgtaagcgagcagcagagttttaaatttgatgcgagcagtaactgggagcttGTTAGGTgagggttgtttctgtttgtataaatccaatgaagaaatcgtgaaacagactggagattataacaccctttaatcggccgaggtcagacaacttcatcaaacaagcatgcttccaaatcacttgactgacaaagtgctgacaaagtaacagtgttcacagtgctgcttatattctgtcaaaaaggtgcaacccccaaattcctttccatttgggtacatcaccataaaacaataaagatgacatgacactgatttgtatacgtaacaactgtagactctctgtctagcaaacagttgctgacaacatatgcttggctcctatccaaacatagatctgctactacttaggtgcttcgctcatataaggttacagcttcagacacctaaaggtaggagtgttaacaggtggtaggcagacttgattaatacatttcacgaagttacaagattaatgaatttcatgaaaattcgtactaacagtACTCCTCTCCGTTAGGGTCCTCCTCTGATTAGGGTCCTCCTCTGAGTTAGGGTCCTCCTCTGAGTTAGGGTCCTCCTTTGAGTTAGGGTCCTCCTCTGAGTTAGGGTCCTCCTTTGAGTTTGGGTCCTCCTCTGAGTTAGGCTTCTCCTCTCAGTTGGGGTCCTACTCTGATTAGGGTCCTCCTCTGAGTTGGGGTCCTCCTCTGATTAGGATCCTACTCTGATTAGGGTCCTACTCTGATTAGGGTCCTCCTCTAAGTGACATGTCGGTCATAAAAAGCTCTAACGTTGGtctttcattcaaataaaaaataaaatctttccCTATgagctggagaagaagaaaagagtcaGGAGCTGTGATTTATCTCAGAGACTTTTATTGATGATGCTTTAAATGAGAAACGTTTTTATTATCACACAGTCTCACTTTTATTACACTCAGCTgataatcagctgatcagaggTCAGCTAATGTTCTGGGTCTGAAGTCTGAAACTGACGTGGCCATGGACCTGGACCAGTTTAGAGACTGTGGAGGTCTGAAAGTCTCTCTGCTGATTAATTTTCTCCTGGTTACTTTCTGGCTGGAGGTAGTTTGTCCTTCTCCAGCATCCGTAACGTCTGTCGGACTCCTTTCTCCACCCGACGGAAGTGAAGCCTCTTCCAgagactctgctgctgctgccggccCCACTCCAGGTCCCTGAGGAACACCTGCACAGAGGAGGTGGAGCCTGAGACTTTTAGGGGCAAAATGCAGCCATACTAGGGATGTAACCATTCACACAACTCAAGACACGATTCACGATACCATTCTctcttattttacaaaatgagacagTAGACAGAGGATGACTGAAACAGATTCCTTTAGGGGCTCTAACCTGATCGTCAGAGTGGTTTGatcgttttttttctctcaacaaggggaggtgattgatgattaaatgctgcatcatgttggttgtgctcTTTGTGTACTTCCCTGTCTTCTTTTGctcacagtttttgtctcgtctgttatcttctcaccttttcttttctgtctcggggaagccaaaatgcttccacacctccaaTTTAAAAGATggtggtgcgtcctcaatttctaaatcttGCTCTGCATCTGCTGACGCTAACCAtattattgtttcatttttcagagtaccgatgtgaaccTTGACTCCTTTGAATtgatttatcatcatcatgtatATATACGATTCATCTTTACATCCCTGACTCATTCTGTTTGTCTTGCAGCACAAACCTGTTTGTTTGCAGCTAAAAACCTTGAACATGTTGACAAGTCCTTCAGAGACAGTGACCCTCACCAGCTTGTAGACGTACTTCAATCCTCTCTCCTTCATAAATCCCCTTCACCCCCCTCTCCCTGATTTTACCTTGAGCTGCTGTTCGACCCGCTCTCGGTCCCAGGAGGACGCGTTCTCTCGGATCACGCTGAGGATCGGGTGCCAGTCCTCTGACAGGTCAGAACCTTCGGTGACTGAGGCCAGGACTCGGACCCGCCGCCCGCTGCCCCCCTGACTCTCTGGAACGCCTCGTACATAAAGGGACTGCTTCCCCACATTGCTGAGAGGGTTCAGGTACAAACTGCACACAGACACCAGATCAGTCAGTCTCTCTGAGctcataaaaatacatttcagaatTATCCGGTTAGAAAATGCGATTCTCGCAGGTCTGCTCACTGCAAGGTGTGGATGCTGGGATGTTCCCTGCAGGCGTCCACCAGAGCGAGGGCGGCGTTGTCCCCGATATTGTTGTATGCCAcgttcagctcctgcagccctGCATGTTTCTGCAGCCGGTCAGCCAGCTCCAGGGCCCCCGCGTCCCCCAGTCCCGTGTGCATCAGTGACAGGTGGGTCAGGCTCTGGTTCTCTGGCAGGGCCTCCAGCAGGGTGCGGGCCCCCGACTCCAGCAGAGGATTGTCACACAGTCTGCAGAAATATCACACGGGGGTAATGAGACACCAAACAGACGACAGCACAAAGAGGCCGCTGGATCTAGAAAAACCTTCAGTCTGTCTGAACCGAAAGTGAAGTTCTGTCTGAGGTTTTTTCATGAGTCTCTATGAAATTAGTTTCTGTGATTTATGTActtcctgcagctgcttcacaataaaaaccCTCTGCCAGGTGACAGTTCACTGATTCATGGCTTATGTTTAGTTTTGGTTTACTCgtcatgtttgatatttaaattaaaacaggCCTCATGGGATGACACCTTCAACGTTCAAAGTCATAATAAAGAATCAAGGATTTCTGTTCATAGCTCCTAAAAGTTCTCCTGCAACAAGAAACATGCTGCAGCATGCAGATTAGAGGAATAACATCATGTATCATGCAGAGACATACTATATAATATCATGTAGAGTCTAATAACATGTAGAGTATAATAACATCATGTAGAgtataataataacatttagaGTATAATAACATCATGTAGAgtataataataacatttagaGACAGAGATATCTGATATTATCATCAGTCAGCTTTAACGAGTGAATCGTTTGACAGCTCAGAGTTGACTGATTcactttaaactcttttttGGGGACGTTGCAGTGatttaatgaaatgttaaaggttaaaggtcagttAAAGGTCAAGTTATTACGGTCAGCTCGACAGCTGTCATCatgcacttcctgtttccatgacgacaaacagaaaaaatacgACCTCCATCAGTTCATCATCGTGCATCGTCTAGTCTTCCAACACAAAGTAACAGAGACCTTCAGATTCCTAAAAAACCTTTAGAGTCCCTGTGAGTGTGAACACCTGATTCACGATCACATGACCCAAACGCTGAGTGACCTTAAAGACACGGGTCAAATACGTCACTTTATCTCTTAGTAGATTTATCAGAAAAAACCTGACCTGAACCTGTTTGAGAAGGTAAGGACAGTCTGGAGACAGGAGACTGACAGGTGGAGGGGCGGGTTTCAGGAAGCGGAGAAAGGAAACGAGTCCTCTGGTACGCTAACAGAGAGGATTGGTTGAAAAAGTCTTACTGTAGAAATCTGATGGAGGTCTTTGGGTCGAGCAGCAGATCTCTCAGCAGGATGCAGGACTCAGGACCAAGGCTGTTAAACTGCAGGCTGAggaccagacacacacacgcaaacacacacacacacacacacacacacacacacatgcaaacacacacacacacacacacacatgcaaacacacatacacatgcaaacacacacacacatgcaaacacacacacacacacacacacacacacacacatgcaaacacacacacatgcaaacacacacacacacacacacacacacacacacacacacacacacgcacacgcacacgcaaacacacacacacataaacacacacacacatccaaacacaaacacacacacacatccaaacacatacacacacacgctgcatcAGCAGGGGGTCATCGAACCTCAAGGCTCATACTGCAGAAGATTAACAATCTGAGACTGAAGTTacaaatatttcatcacacacacataaacacacacgcacacaaacaaacacacacacacaataacacagactcacaaacacacacacattcacacatagaCATagacccccacacacacacacacagggtcagAGTCTCACTTGAGGTCGGTCACGTGTCTAAAGGCGGGTCGCAGCGTCTGCAGATGGTCGTGAGTGAGGAGACACGAGGACAGGTCCATCTGGTCCAGGTGAtaactacagagagacagaaaacacaccTAAGGATGTGTCGCATGAGTTAtaataattactttatttatataaagcacCTTTAAAGGAACGAACAGGGCCACACCCATACAGCTGATtggttaataaaaatgtaataaaccATTGTTATGAACCAATCAGCTGATGACTAATTTTAACCAATCAGCAGATGACACAGACACTTCAGAACCACTAATTACCACCCAGCTGTACAGGTGTGAGCCCACAGTGTACCTGGCAGGTGTGCATGAGAGCACGGAGCTCAGGATGAAACACTTGAGAGACGTCATTCGGATGTTGGTGAGGCGGATGGTCCTGATAGAGGCCAGAACCTCAGCGGTCAGTCTGGGGTTCTGAAACTCGTACAGGAGAACCAGCAGGTCCATGAGCTCCTCCGGGGGCTGAGGTTTACTCATCTCTAGAACAAAATTAGattaaatatctttgtttttgttttctccattCATCTCTAGAACAAAATTAGattaaatatctttgtttttgttttctacatTCAAGGCTCAgcacattcaaaacaaagatGTTGAATCAACTTCATAGACAATCTTTGTGCAgcctctgtttctgtcttttttggTTTGTCTGTTCGTTCTGATGTCACAGTAGCGTCTCACTCAGGGTATCACGCCTGTTTGGTTAATGCACTGTTAGTGTTTTATGTTGTGAGATAGTTGTGGCGTTAACCATCTTTAAATTTGATATGTCTTTTAAACTGTGTTCACGCCTTTTAAAATCAAAGCACGCGGCACGAACAGGACTCAGAATAACAGCATTTACCTCTGACCAGGTACTTCCTGAGCACTCGGGTGATCTGGACCACAGTGGTGCTCTGAATGCTGCAGCCCAGCTGCTGAAGGAGGACACGGTTCTCATAATGCAACAGTCCTCCCATAAAGATGGGGTAGAGCTCAAAGGGCTGACCCTCACTGTACTGCTGCAGCTGCGGCCCATGGACTCCCAGCAGGCTTTGCTCCACCTGGTCCAAGACGTCCTCGTTCTGACTGTCCTCAGTGCGGAACATCTCGGACGCCATCGTCCTGGCTATGCTTCCTTTGTTGTAGCCGCTGATTTTGTTGTAGAGCTTCGGGAACAGCTTCAGGAGGTTGAAAACGGCGAAGATCCTCAGAGGGATGAACTTGGAGAAGATGTTGACAACGGCGCTGACCTCTTCGCTCGCCTGACCGATGGCCACAGACACCTGCCGGGTCAGCTTCTCCAGAGCAGATTTGTTCTCTCCCAGAACCACGTAGAGCGCAGCGAGGTACTCCTGCATGGCTGGGACAGCGAAGACGTAGCGCTGCTCGTCGTTCTCACCGTCACCCTTGGGTAAATGTTTCCTGCTGTCCAAGCAGGGTGCCAGGAAGAAGTCCAGCACGTCTGTACGGAACATGGTGAGCTGACGCAGCTCCTCGTCCGTCTTGGTTTCCCCTCCGATCCACTGCTCCAGCTCCTTCTCTGAGAACGACGTGCGTTTGTACGTCACGCAGTCAAACGCCAGTTTCCCAAGCGTTCGGACGACGAACAGCATCAGAGAACTGTGGTTCTCCTGGAGTTGAACATTGGTCCCTGTCTTTGATCCAAGCACCTCCCCCCCAAAGTTGagtctgaggaagctggtgTAGATGCCAGTGAGCGTGCGGATGGGCGCCTGAGTGTCGGTGAAGTGCAGGAAGTGTAAGGTGGCACAGGTGAGCCAGCAGTAGGAGGGCAGGAAGCAGGCGGCGCCCAGctggctctctctctgcaggtttaGGTACAGCAGCTCGATGAGCGCCTGAGCCTCGTGGTTTCGTGCCGTCTCACCCGTCTGCTGCAGGAGGCGGCTGGTGAAGTACGCACGCTGACGGTCCGGGTCATTAAAGCCGCAGATCTGAGCATAACGAC
Coding sequences within it:
- the nlrx1 gene encoding NLR family member X1 isoform X2, coding for MSSLQRRQLSQLLAVWRLKSRVEVSLWPAATHHCRTLCSTTTQPGDPIEVHRRKLFLWFSHLPQEEKQFGGYFSPETMHVDPLILERKTEDRAGLHCSPLQTQGPSTPSITVEQLFDPAASCCEGRGLNVLLYGAVGTGKSTMVRKLVLDWCRGTTLTQFKLLVPFSCEDLGQLAKASSLRDLVSRKYLHLRKHPLLSGEGEQAKDVLFLFNGMEKMKLDFRIGASELCSDPNEPLPPGVLVVNLLRKYLLPEASVVVTTRLSALDRIPQKYVSRYAQICGFNDPDRQRAYFTSRLLQQTGETARNHEAQALIELLYLNLQRESQLGAACFLPSYCWLTCATLHFLHFTDTQAPIRTLTGIYTSFLRLNFGGEVLGSKTGTNVQLQENHSSLMLFVVRTLGKLAFDCVTYKRTSFSEKELEQWIGGETKTDEELRQLTMFRTDVLDFFLAPCLDSRKHLPKGDGENDEQRYVFAVPAMQEYLAALYVVLGENKSALEKLTRQVSVAIGQASEEVSAVVNIFSKFIPLRIFAVFNLLKLFPKLYNKISGYNKGSIARTMASEMFRTEDSQNEDVLDQVEQSLLGVHGPQLQQYSEGQPFELYPIFMGGLLHYENRVLLQQLGCSIQSTTVVQITRVLRKYLVREMSKPQPPEELMDLLVLLYEFQNPRLTAEVLASIRTIRLTNIRMTSLKCFILSSVLSCTPASYHLDQMDLSSCLLTHDHLQTLRPAFRHVTDLKLCDNPLLESGARTLLEALPENQSLTHLSLMHTGLGDAGALELADRLQKHAGLQELNVAYNNIGDNAALALVDACREHPSIHTLHLYLNPLSNVGKQSLYVRGVPESQGGSGRRVRVLASVTEGSDLSEDWHPILSVIRENASSWDRERVEQQLKVFLRDLEWGRQQQQSLWKRLHFRRVEKGVRQTLRMLEKDKLPPARK
- the nlrx1 gene encoding NLR family member X1 isoform X1; translation: MSSLQRRQLSQLLAVWRLKSRVEVSLWPAATHHCRTLCSTTTQPGDPIEVHRRKLFLWFSHLPQEEKQFGGYFSPETMHVDPLILERKTEDRAGLHCSPLQTQGPSTPSITVEQLFDPAASCCEGRGLNVLLYGAVGTGKSTMVRKLVLDWCRGTTLTQFKLLVPFSCEDLGQLAKASSLRDLVSRKYLHLRKHPLLSGEGEQAKDVLFLFNGMEKMKLDFRIGASELCSDPNEPLPPGVLVVNLLRKYLLPEASVVVTTRLSALDRIPQKYVSRYAQICGFNDPDRQRAYFTSRLLQQTGETARNHEAQALIELLYLNLQRESQLGAACFLPSYCWLTCATLHFLHFTDTQAPIRTLTGIYTSFLRLNFGGEVLGSKTGTNVQLQENHSSLMLFVVRTLGKLAFDCVTYKRTSFSEKELEQWIGGETKTDEELRQLTMFRTDVLDFFLAPCLDSRKHLPKGDGENDEQRYVFAVPAMQEYLAALYVVLGENKSALEKLTRQVSVAIGQASEEVSAVVNIFSKFIPLRIFAVFNLLKLFPKLYNKISGYNKGSIARTMASEMFRTEDSQNEDVLDQVEQSLLGVHGPQLQQYSEGQPFELYPIFMGGLLHYENRVLLQQLGCSIQSTTVVQITRVLRKYLVREMSKPQPPEELMDLLVLLYEFQNPRLTAEVLASIRTIRLTNIRMTSLKCFILSSVLSCTPASYHLDQMDLSSCLLTHDHLQTLRPAFRHVTDLNLQFNSLGPESCILLRDLLLDPKTSIRFLQLCDNPLLESGARTLLEALPENQSLTHLSLMHTGLGDAGALELADRLQKHAGLQELNVAYNNIGDNAALALVDACREHPSIHTLHLYLNPLSNVGKQSLYVRGVPESQGGSGRRVRVLASVTEGSDLSEDWHPILSVIRENASSWDRERVEQQLKVFLRDLEWGRQQQQSLWKRLHFRRVEKGVRQTLRMLEKDKLPPARK